Proteins encoded within one genomic window of Arachis ipaensis cultivar K30076 chromosome B08, Araip1.1, whole genome shotgun sequence:
- the LOC107613608 gene encoding 60S ribosomal protein L8-3 produces the protein MGRVIRAQRKGAGSVFKSHTHHRKGAARFRSLDFGERNGYLKGVVTDIIHDPGRGAPLAKVTFRHPFRYKKQTELFVAAEGIYTGQFIYCGKKATLVVGNVLPLRSIPEGAVICNVEHHVGDRGVFARASGDYAIVISHNPDNDTSRIKLPSGSKKIVPSGCRAMIGQVAGGGRTEKPLLKAGNAYHKFRVKRNCWPKVRGVAMNPVEHPHGGGNHQHIGHASTVRRDAPPGQKVGLIAARRTGRLRGQAAATAAKADKTT, from the exons ATGGGTAGAGTCATCCGCGCACAGCGTAAGGGTGCTGGGTCCGTCTTCAAGTCCCACACCCATCACCGCAAGGGCGCCGCCAGGTTCCGCAGCCTCGACTTCGGCGAGCGCAACGGTTACCTCAAGGGTGTGGTGACCGACATCATCCACGACCCCGGCCGCGGTGCTCCACTCGCCAAGGTGACTTTCCGCCACCCATTCAGGTACAAGAAGCAGACGGAGCTGTTCGTCGCTGCTGAAGGTATCTACACCGGCCAGTTCATCTACTGCGGGAAGAAGGCCACACTCGTGGTCGGAAATGTTTTGCCACTCAGATCCATCCCCGAAGGAGCTGTCATTTGCAACGTCGAGCACCACGTTGGTGACCGCGGTGTCTTCGCCAGGGCATCTGGTGATTACGCCATTGTTATCAGCCACAACCCCGATAATGACACTTCTAG GATCAAGCTCCCATCTGGTTCAAAGAAGATTGTGCCAAGTGGATGCAGGGCCATGATTGGACAAGTTGCCGGTGGTGGAAGAACTGAGAAGCCACTCCTCAAGGCTGGTAATGCTTACCACAAATTCAGGGTCAAGAGGAACTGCTGGCCCAAGGTTCGTGGTGTTGCTATGAATCCAGTTGAGCATCCCCACGGTGGAGGTAACCATCAACACATTGGTCATGCCAGTACTGTTAGGCGTGATGCTCCACCCGGCCAAAAGGTTGGTCTCATTGCTGCAAGGAGGACCGGTCGTCTTAGGGGTCAAGCTGCCGCAACTGCTGCTAAGGCTGATAAGACCACTTGA